The following proteins come from a genomic window of Ictalurus furcatus strain D&B chromosome 26, Billie_1.0, whole genome shotgun sequence:
- the LOC128602162 gene encoding transcription elongation factor A N-terminal and central domain-containing protein: protein MELKEITRMAIQIEKLHKEGNYEDVSCLLTDIYNTNVTLEQLQTTDIAKNIYQLLKSCPVASVRKRGKGVLSKWKHLYGSLHEHKKIKDTSQTKECEATEPDKAESAPQDLDGKANNDETIMGFKGVESNMDQESSDSSSVREASSKAKIVRLEEDTRTPIMVPPLISSSTDSTVLRNKCVELLIQALNPDRTNPELTNQLAHVIETHIDALHGRNPLKYKSCIRSKVANLKNPKNLHLRQGLLTGTLAPEAFARMSAQEMAGDELRELRQGYTTAGISEHQLPQGPEGTATTKVRCQRCEGTDCRVTQISRGTLFLPSWVKRGSGDEEAMTFMTCANCGAQWYHNRWVCL, encoded by the coding sequence ATGGAGTTAAAGGAAATTACACGTATGGCGATACAAATAGAGAAACTACACAAGGAGGGAAATTATGAAGATGTTTCATGTTTACTAACAGACATTTACAACACCAATGTGACATTAGAGCAGCTACAGACCACTGACATCGCCAAGAACATTTATCAGCTTTTAAAGTCATGCCCTGTAGCCAGTGTTCGGAAAAGAGGAAAGGGCGTGCTCTCAAAATGGAAGCATTTGTACGGTTCACTACATGAGCACAAAAAGATCAAAGACACAAGTCAGACAAAAGAATGTGAAGCAACTGAACCCGATAAAGCAGAATCAGCCCCACAGGACCTAGATGGAAAAGCGAACAACGACGAAACAATTATGGGTTTCAAAGGTGTGGAGAGTAATATGGACCAAGAGTCAAGTGACTCATCTTCCGTGAGAGAGGCTTCATCAAAAGCCAAGATTGTTCGTCTAGAAGAAGATACGAGAACCCCCATAATGGTTCCACCTCTGATTAGCAGCTCCACAGACTCCACAGTTTTGAGAAACAAGTGTGTAGAACTGCTTATCCAGGCTCTAAACCCAGATCGAACAAATCCTGAACTGACAAACCAGCTAGCTCACGTCATTGAAACACACATAGACGCTCTCCACGGCCGCAATCCACTCAAATACAAATCCTGCATAAGAAGCAAGGTGGCCAACTTGAAGAACCCAAAGAACCTTCACCTGCGCCAGGGTCTTCTGACTGGCACGTTGGCTCCGGAGGCGTTTGCCCGGATGTCTGCCCAGGAGATGGCTGGTGATGAATTGCGCGAGCTCAGGCAGGGGTACACAACAGCGGGCATCAGCGAGCACCAGCTGCCCCAGGGACCGGAGGGGACGGCCACGACAAAGGTGCGATGTCAGCGCTGTGAGGGGACGGACTGCAGGGTGACGCAGATCTCCCGTGGCACACTTTTCCTACCCTCCTGGGTGAAGAGAGGTAGTGGCGATGAAGAAGCCATGACCTTCATGACTTGCGCCAACTGTGGAGCGCAGTGGTACCATAACCGCTGGGTGTGCCTCTGA
- the rab9a gene encoding ras-related protein Rab-9A, translating into MAAKSSLLKVILLGDGGVGKSSLMNRYVSDKFDAHLFHTIGVEFLNKELEVDGRRVTLQIWDTAGQERFRSLRTPFYRGSDCCLLTFGVDDTQSFLNLGHWRKEFAYYADVKEPESFPFIILGNKVDVLERQVTTEEAQRWCYDNGGHSYFETSAKDATNVAEAFEEAARRVLALEDRQAHVMPSDVVDLRRKPRSGSRCCL; encoded by the coding sequence ATGGCAGCCAAGTCATCTCTACTAAAGGTGATCCTGCTTGGGGACGGTGGCGTGGGCAAATCGTCCCTCATGAACCGCTACGTGTCGGACAAGTTTGACGCGCACCTCTTCCACACCATCGGCGTCGAATTCCTCAACAAAGAGCTGGAGGTGGACGGGCGGCGCGTGACCCTGCAGATTTGGGACACTGCCGGTCAGGAGCGCTTCCGCAGCCTGCGCACACCATTCTACCGCGGCTCCGACTGCTGCCTCCTCACATTCGGCGTGGACGACACACAAAGCTTCCTCAACCTCGGGCACTGGAGGAAGGAGTTTGCCTACTACGCTGACGTGAAGGAGCCTGAGAGCTTCCCTTTCATCATTCTCGGCAATAAAGTGGATGTGTTGGAGCGGCAGGTCACCACCGAAGAGGCGCAGAGGTGGTGTTACGATAACGGCGGCCACTCGTATTTCGAAACTAGTGCCAAGGACGCAACAAACGTCGCCGAGGCTTTTGAAGAGGCTGCAAGGCGTGTGTTGGCACTGGAGGATCGTCAAGCACACGTCATGCCCTCAGATGTTGTGGATTTGCGCAGGAAGCCACGCTCTGGCAGTCGCTGTTGTTTGTAA